GATCAGCACGTCGGGGGCGTCGGGGAAGTCGCGCGGAGGAACCAGCTGGTCGAGGGCCGGCAGGAACGTGTACTGGGGCGGGACCGCGAACGGGTCACTCCCCCAGGACGCGACCGACGCCACGCCCCACTGTCGCAGGAACAGCTGCATGCCGAGCAACGATCCGATCGCGTCACCGTCGGGGTCGGCGTGACAGGCCAGCCCGATCAGCAGGCCGTCGTCGCGGGCCCGTTCGAGGACGGCGATGGTCGCGTCCCACGCTTCGGCGGGGATCTCGCCGGCCCACCCGGGCGCGTCGTCGTGTCCACGTGACGACAGCTGCTGGTCAATCACCGTCGTCGTCACCGCCCTCATCCTGCTCCCCACCGACCCGACGCAGGAGGTCGTCGATGCGCCGGCCTTCGGCGACGACCTCGTCCGGCGCGAACTCCAGGATCGGGGTGTTGCGCAGCCGGACCCTCCGCGCCAGCAGACCCTGGACGCGGGGCGCGGCGCTCGCCAGCCCGGCGGCCGCTTCGTCGGCGTCGGGTAGGACGGCGTCACCGCCACCACGGGGGTCGCGCGACAGCACGCCCGGCTCGAGCGTCGTGTAGTACACGGTCGCGCGCTTGTGGTCCTCGGTGAGACGGACGTCGGTCACCGTGACGTATGACACCCGCGGGTCGGCGATGTCCTCCTCGAGGAGTTCCGCCACGGCTTCCTTCACCCGCTGCTCCGCCCGCGGGTTGCCTCGCTTGGGCATCTCAGCTGACCTCCCCCACATCGTTGATGATCGCGGTCACGACCACGCGAGGGTCACGTTCGATCACCGCGACGATGCGATCGAGGACGCGCTCCGCGCCGGTCTGGGACGACGCGGCCGCTGCCACCCCGACCGCGCCACGCTGCCACAGGTCCTGGAAGCCGACCTCGGCGACGCTGCACCCCAGTTCACGCTGCAGCCCGGCCTTGAGCTTGTTCATCACGGCGCGCTTGCCCTTGAGCGACCCCACACCGGGGATGTGCAGCTCGACGCGCGCGACGCCGATGAACACCGTGCCAGGCTCCGTGCCGGGAAGATCCATGCGGCATCCTCACGTGGACCACGAACGGCCGGGTCAGACGCGCTCGACCTCGCGCTGCTCGTAGGCCTCGAGCACGTCACCGGACTTGACGTCCTGGAACCGAGCCAGCCCGATGCCGCATTCGTACCCCGACGACACCTCGCGCACGTCGTCCTTGAAGCGACGCAACGACTCGATGCGATCGTCGGCCACGACGACGCCCTCGCGGACGACACGCACGTTGCTGCCGCGTCGAACCTCGCCGTCGGTGACCATGCAGCCGAACACGAACCCGGCGCGCGGGACCCTGAAGATCTCGCGAACCTCCGCCTCGCCGAGCACGACCTCGTGGACCTCGGGCCCGAGCATGCCCTTCAGGGCGCGTTCGATGTCCTCGATGGCCTCGTAGATGATGCGGTAGCTGCGCAGGTCCACACCGCTCTGCTCGATCGCCTCACGCGCGTTGGCGTCCGGCCGGACGTTGAACGCCACGATCGTGGCGTCCGACGCCTCGGCGAGCGTGACGTCGTTGGCGGTGACCGCACCGACGCCCTTGTGCACGACGCGGACCTCCACCTGGCCGTCCAGGTCGGACACGTCGAGTTGGGTGAGCGCGTCGTCGAGCGCCTCGACCGAACCGGACACGTCGCCCTTGATGATCAGGTTGAGCCTGGCGACCTCGCCGCGCTCGACCTCCGCGGCCAGATCCTCCAGCGTCTTGGGACGCTGCTGCTCGACCAGCTCCTTGCGGCGCTGGCGCTCGGCGCGACGTTCGGCGATGTCACGGGCCACGCGTTCCTCGTCGGTGACCCGGAACTCGTCACCGGCCTCGGGGACGTCGTTCCAGCCCAGGACCTGCACCGGGCGGGCGGGTCCCGCCTCCTGG
This window of the Actinomycetota bacterium genome carries:
- the rbfA gene encoding 30S ribosome-binding factor RbfA, whose amino-acid sequence is MPKRGNPRAEQRVKEAVAELLEEDIADPRVSYVTVTDVRLTEDHKRATVYYTTLEPGVLSRDPRGGGDAVLPDADEAAAGLASAAPRVQGLLARRVRLRNTPILEFAPDEVVAEGRRIDDLLRRVGGEQDEGGDDDGD
- a CDS encoding DUF503 domain-containing protein encodes the protein MDLPGTEPGTVFIGVARVELHIPGVGSLKGKRAVMNKLKAGLQRELGCSVAEVGFQDLWQRGAVGVAAAASSQTGAERVLDRIVAVIERDPRVVVTAIINDVGEVS